The Flavobacterium piscisymbiosum genome includes a region encoding these proteins:
- a CDS encoding 7-carboxy-7-deazaguanine synthase QueE → MLSKEIQLEVNKGAMLPLMEEFYTIQGEGFHTGTAAYFIRIGGCDVGCHWCDVKESWNAELHPPTSVDLIVNNAATYADTVVITGGEPLTWDMSLLTQELKNRNLKVHIETSGAYPLTGTWDWICLSPKKNKLPTQTVYDSAHELKVIIYNKHDFIFAEEQAELVNDKAILFLQPEWSKKEEMTPLIVDYVMNNPKWRVSLQTHKYLNIP, encoded by the coding sequence ATGTTATCAAAAGAAATACAATTAGAAGTAAATAAAGGAGCTATGTTACCTTTGATGGAAGAGTTTTATACCATTCAGGGAGAAGGTTTTCATACAGGAACGGCCGCTTACTTTATACGAATTGGAGGTTGTGATGTTGGTTGTCACTGGTGTGATGTGAAGGAGAGCTGGAATGCAGAGTTACATCCGCCAACAAGTGTTGATTTAATTGTAAATAATGCAGCAACTTATGCTGACACTGTTGTGATAACTGGAGGAGAACCTTTGACCTGGGATATGAGTTTGTTAACTCAGGAATTAAAAAATAGAAATTTAAAAGTTCATATCGAAACCTCAGGAGCCTATCCATTAACGGGTACATGGGATTGGATTTGTCTTTCGCCTAAAAAAAATAAATTACCAACACAAACGGTGTATGATAGTGCGCACGAGTTAAAGGTAATTATTTATAACAAACACGATTTTATTTTTGCAGAAGAACAAGCAGAGCTCGTAAATGACAAAGCAATATTGTTTCTTCAACCGGAGTGGAGCAAAAAAGAAGAAATGACACCTCTGATTGTAGATTATGTAATGAATAATCCCAAGTGGAGAGTTTCACTTCAAACGCATAAATATTTGAATATTCCTTAA